The Spirosoma oryzicola genome contains the following window.
GCTACGCGTCACCCCGATCTGTATTGTGCAGCTGGCAGCATGAGCGGAGCGCTGAATCTGGACATGAATATCTGGAAGCTCCCCCCCGACGCAGCTAAAAATATCAGAGCCGAATTCGAAAAGATTCTGGGGCCATTCAGTCAGTCAGCCGATGGATGGGCTGCTTATTCAGTAGTGGGCATGGCCGATAAAATGAAGGCAAATGGATTAAAACTGGTTATCGACTGCGGGGTGGATGATTTTCTGATCGAGTCTAATCGGGAATTGCATCGTCGGCTGGTTTTCAATCAAACACCTCACGATTACAGCGAACGTCCCGGAGGTCATAGCTGGGAATTTTGGCAGAACGCCCTCCCCTATCAGGTACTGTTTTTCAGTAAGGTGCTGAACGGAAATTAAGTAGCTAACCAACTTGAACTAGATCCGATCTATGCTTTCATTACTTGGTTTCGCTACCATTGCTCTTTTTCTGGTATTGATTATCACCAAGCGGCTGTCGGTGATTACAGCGCTTGTTCTGGTGCCGTTGGTATTTGGTTTTCTGGCCGGATTTGGACCGAAAGAACTAGGAGAGATGATTTTAGCAGGCATCAAGCAGGTAGCTCCGACGGGTATTCTGCTCATGTTCGCCGTGCTGTATTTCGGGACCATGCTGGATGTTGGCCTGTTTGACCCGATCATTGCAGCCATTATTCGCCTGGTAAAAGGTGACCCGCTAAAGGTTATCTTGGGAACAGCAGTATTAACCATGATCGTCCACCTCGATGGCGATGGAACGGCTACGTTTATGATTGTCATGTCGGCCTTTTTACCGATCTACAAACAGTTGCGTATCAATCGGCTGATCCTTACGGGGATCGTCGCGCTGAGCGTGGGCCCTATGCACTTGGTACCGTGGTCTGGTACATCAGCGCGGGCTATTTCAACGCTGAAAACGGATGCTACTCAATTATTCAATCCTAATATTCCTGCCATTGTAGCCGGTATTGGGTGGGTGCTTTTTGTCGCTTACTGGTTTGGGCTAAAAGAACGCAAACGGTTAGGCGTTAGTGACCTGAACTATGTACATCAGGAAAGCCTGACCGACCAGCAAAAGCAATTTCGCCGACCCCGTCTGTTCTGGGTAAACGCCGTACTGACCGTTGCCCTGATTACTACCCTGATGAAAGGCTGGGTACCCGCTCCGGCCCTGTTCATTTTGGCCGCCACGGTTGCCTTATTGCTTAATTATCCTCACTTACCTGATCAACAAAAGGTGCTTAGAAGCCACGGTAATAACATTTTCATGGTATCGAGTATGATCTTTGCCGCTGGTGTCTTTTCAGGAATCCTGACCGGTACCAAAATGATTGACGCTATGGCTACGTCCGTCATTTCATTGATTCCCCAGCAACACGCGGCCTGGCTTCCAACGCTGACAGCCATCACCAGTATGCCCGCCAGTCTGCTATTTACACCGGATGCTTATTACTTTGGCGTTGTCCCGATCCTGAGTCAGACGGCAACCCAGTTTGGCATCGACCCGCTGGAGATTGGCAGGGCCGCTCTGCTGGGTCAGATGACGGTTGGTTTTCCGGTTAGTCCGCTGACAGCATCGACATTCCTGCTGGTCGGTCTGGCGGAGGTGGATTTAGGCGATCACCAGAAATTTATTCTCAAATGGGCTTTCGGCACCACAATCGTAATGACGCTGGCGGCTCTCTTAACTGGCTCGATTCACGTATGAAAGCAACTGTTCGGATAGGTTGCGGGGCTG
Protein-coding sequences here:
- a CDS encoding CitMHS family transporter, with product MLSLLGFATIALFLVLIITKRLSVITALVLVPLVFGFLAGFGPKELGEMILAGIKQVAPTGILLMFAVLYFGTMLDVGLFDPIIAAIIRLVKGDPLKVILGTAVLTMIVHLDGDGTATFMIVMSAFLPIYKQLRINRLILTGIVALSVGPMHLVPWSGTSARAISTLKTDATQLFNPNIPAIVAGIGWVLFVAYWFGLKERKRLGVSDLNYVHQESLTDQQKQFRRPRLFWVNAVLTVALITTLMKGWVPAPALFILAATVALLLNYPHLPDQQKVLRSHGNNIFMVSSMIFAAGVFSGILTGTKMIDAMATSVISLIPQQHAAWLPTLTAITSMPASLLFTPDAYYFGVVPILSQTATQFGIDPLEIGRAALLGQMTVGFPVSPLTASTFLLVGLAEVDLGDHQKFILKWAFGTTIVMTLAALLTGSIHV